In Caloenas nicobarica isolate bCalNic1 chromosome 5, bCalNic1.hap1, whole genome shotgun sequence, a single genomic region encodes these proteins:
- the CCDC198 gene encoding factor associated with metabolism and energy, with product MGLSSSKAHPKVTKVAPMHSGEDLPALVTPCQLLRVPGQPSLRHELPPLRETWYGRASAGHLSFNTMPEKEETSIIKQHPPRRPQRLEPAGPLQAITPAKPWSQRQVAASPKEKALDERGQSLRHPPGRRQHLHKLQMLDLSRRRREAELKRNLHREAKINKQKIKESSPKKALDTLQRGNSAESRDLVPAEHNQHFHGDDHGNTRGGGCSGQHGGADLSPGRSKKVDLWFCTEPQTRDLFWDTSSTDSKEWEREEKIYHKPMLVRTKTERVSLLDDFFDKDF from the exons ATGGGCCTGAGCTCTTCCAAGGCGCATCCCAAGGTGACCAAGGTGGCACCGATGCACAGCGGCGAGGACCTGCCTGCTCTTGTCACCCCGTGCCAGCTCCTCAGGGTGCCGGGACAGCCCAGCCTGCGTCATGAACTTCCACCTCTCCGGGAGACCTGGTACGGGAGAGCCTCTGCAG GGCACCTTTCTTTCAACACCAtgccagaaaaggaagaaaccaGCATCATTAAACAGCACCCACCCCGAAGACCTCAA CGGCTTGAACCTGCTGGCCCTCTGCAAGCAATCACTCCTGCAAAGCCCTGGAGTCAGCGACAAGTGGCTGCAAGCCCAAAAGAAAAG GCTCTGGACGAGAGGGGGCAAAGCCTGAGACACCcccctggcaggcggcagcaCTTGCACAAGCTGCAGATGCTGGACTTGTCCCGCAGGCGCCGAGAG gcagagctgaagcGAAATCTCCACAGGGAGGCAAAaatcaataaacaaaaaatcaagGAATCCAGCCCGAAGAAAGCCCTTGACACTCTCCAGAGAGGCAACAGCGCTGAAAGCCGAGACCTCGTCCCTGCTGAGCACAATCAGCATTTTCATGGAGACGACCATG gaAACACACGGGGTGGAGGATGCTCCGGGCAGCATGGTGGGGCTGACCTCTCTCCAGGCAGGAGCAAGAAGGTTGACCTGTGGTTCTGCACGGAGCCACAGACGAGGGATCTGTTCTGGGACACCTCCAGCACAGACTCCAAGGagtgggaaagagaagagaagattTATCACAAACCTATGCTCGTGAGAACCAAGACAGAGAGAGTTTCTCTCTTGGATGACTTTTTTGATAAAGATTTCTAG